The following coding sequences lie in one Colias croceus chromosome 1, ilColCroc2.1 genomic window:
- the LOC123697049 gene encoding putative nuclease HARBI1 has translation MHALRLLKAAHDEELWLRRQKRNASRRSLETINEMPEQLFQERFRLNKKTFSELCCSLRNETNIRGTKEIPLEVKVLCALSFFATGSYQRIVGVTQHLPQRTTSRCIRQVVEALNSPRIVKKWIVFPQTHQERTRIRQEFQRKFQLPGVIGCIDCTHISIVKPHIDEQNYFNRKGYHSLNVQMVSYFSLHMYY, from the exons atgcacGCTTTGAGACTTTTAAAAGCTGCGCACGATGAAGAACTTTGGCTCAGgcgccaaaaaagaaatgcgTCCAGACGGAGTTTAGAGACAATCAATGAAATGCCGGAACAATTGTTTCAGGAGCGTTTtaggttaaataaaaaaacttttagcGAGCTTTGCTGCAGCCTACGTAACGAAACAAACATACGGGGGACTAAAGAAATTCCTTTGGAAGTAAAG GTTCTTTGCGCTCTGAGTTTCTTCGCAACGGGATCCTATCAGAGAATTGTGGGTGTCACACAACATTTGCCACAACGCACTACAAGTAGATGCATTAGGCAAGTTGTGGAGGCACTCAACAGTCCTCggatagtgaaaaaatggaTAGTTTTCCCTCAAACACACCAAGAAAGAACAAGAATTCGACAAGA ATTTCAAAGGAAATTTCAATTGCCAGGGGTAATTGGATGCATAGATTGCACTCACATATCAATTGTAAAACCCCACATTGATGAacagaattattttaacagaaaAGGATACCATTCCTTAAATGTGCAAATGGTAAGCTATTTTTCTTTGCATATGTATTATTAG
- the LOC123697025 gene encoding formin-like protein 2 yields MERLRASQEQFSALIEFMERYGDLSRPQRGPQGRLKADQMWARLTLLLNSVGGGVHKSQEKWKKAPPVPREEPIPEDVEIEIPVGLENFNYNTSVPTLPASPLLLDPQPSPPPPPVRPPPPLPRSPPRPTGRRSSASPRSATASPRHGMQRARRNRGLTPFDRAATEFVAVEQRRLALEETREKLSHEREREREKLLHEREREREELFHQREMERLRLESLKVEANREQTRVMQQIAVIGQRLLEILPQGPAS; encoded by the exons ATGGAGAGACTGCGCGCCAGCCAGGAGCAATTTTCTGCTCTTATAGAATTCATGGAAag GTATGGTGACCTCTCTCGACCACAGCGGGGACCTCAGGGTCGACTAAAAGCCGACCAAATGTGGGCAAGGCTCacattattacttaattcagTTGGTGGTGGGGTTCACAAATCACAAGAGAAGTGGAAGAAA gcGCCACCAGTACCAAGGGAAGAACCCATTCCTGAAGATGTGGAAATTGAAATTCCTGTAGGCTtagagaattttaattataata CAAGTGTTCCAACATTGCCAGCATCACCGCTACTGCTAGACCCACAGCCCTcaccaccaccaccaccaGTACGTCCGCCGCCCCCTCTACCGCGTTCTCCTCCGCGTCCCACTGGTCGACGGTCATCGGCGTCACCGCGATCTGCGACTGCCTCGCCGCGACATGGGATGCAGAGAGCTCGCAGGAATCGCGGCTTAACGCCATTTGACCGGGCCGCTACAGAATTTGTGGCGGTTGAACAACGACGCCTTGCACTGGAGGAGACGCGAGAGAAGCTTTCCCATGAGCGAGAAAGGGAAAGGGAAAAGCTTCTCCATGAACGTGAGAGGGAGCGTGAGGAACTTTTCCACCAAAGAGAAATGGAGCGACTGCGGCTGGAGTCGCTAAAGGTTGAGGCAAATCGCGAGCAAACTAGGGTGATGCAGCAAATAGCTGTTATCGGGCAAAGGTTGCTCGAGATATTGCCTCAAGGGCCCgcatcttaa